The following nucleotide sequence is from Verrucomicrobiota bacterium.
GAATCTCCGGCGAGAGCGACAGCGCCCGCGCCAGCGTGAGACGCTGTTGCTGGCCGCCGGAAAGACGCGTCCCGAGCATGCCGAGGCGGTCCTTGACTTCATCCCACAACACCGCCAGGCGCAGACAGCGCTCCACAATCTCATCCAGCGCGGCTCTCGCCGTGATGCCCATGCGTCGCGGCGCGTAAGCGACGTTTTCGTAAATGGTCAGGGGCAGCCCGACGGGCAAAGGAAAGACCACACCGATGCGCCGGCGGAGTTCGTTCGGGTTGCGCAGTTCGGCGATGTTTTCGCCCTGGATGAGCACTTCGCCGGTGAACCGCGCGCCGCCCACGAAGTCCAGCGTGCGGTTGATGATCTTCATCATCGTGGTCTTGCCG
It contains:
- a CDS encoding ATP-binding cassette domain-containing protein translates to MTSCPHIEFRGVSAFYGSKQVLKDLRFTVPRNSVLGVIGPANSGKTTMMKIINRTLDFVGGARFTGEVLIQGENIAELRNPNELRRRIGVVFPLPVGLPLTIYENVAYAPRRMGITARAALDEIVERCLRLAVLWDEVKDRLGMLGTRLSGGQQQRLTLARALSLSPEI